The proteins below come from a single Microbulbifer sp. Q7 genomic window:
- the fni gene encoding type 2 isopentenyl-diphosphate Delta-isomerase, giving the protein MTDDDLVKRKNDHLDIVLDARRAKTSALTGFADYRFAHCALPQLHLDDIDLSTRFFHKPLNAPLLISSMTGGAARAKDINHHLAEAAQHLGIALAIGSQRVALQSGSDHGLTRQLRRIAPDIPLLGNIGAGQLREPRGIEWALRAVEMIEADALIVHLNPLQEAVQEGGDRDWCGVLQAIGTLVASLGVPLVVKEVGAGISPEVARALVEEGVAMIDVAGAGGTSWAAVEAERATDETRRRVAMAFAGWGIPTAQAIRAVRKTLPDTPLIASGGIRDGVDAAKAIRLGADLVGQAAAVLESATDSSQAVVEHFEVVIQQLRIACFCSGSADLHALRAAVLLDDRGVPLGEPHD; this is encoded by the coding sequence ATGACCGATGACGATTTGGTGAAACGCAAGAATGATCATCTCGATATCGTGCTGGACGCGCGTCGGGCCAAGACTTCGGCCCTTACCGGATTCGCCGATTATCGCTTCGCCCATTGTGCCTTGCCACAGTTGCACCTGGACGATATCGATCTCAGTACACGATTTTTCCATAAACCCTTAAACGCGCCGCTGTTGATCAGTTCGATGACCGGCGGTGCCGCGCGGGCCAAAGATATCAATCATCACCTGGCAGAAGCCGCCCAGCACCTGGGTATCGCTTTGGCCATCGGTTCCCAGCGCGTTGCGCTGCAGTCTGGCAGCGATCACGGCCTGACCAGGCAATTGCGACGCATCGCCCCGGATATCCCCCTGCTTGGGAATATCGGCGCAGGTCAGCTGCGGGAACCCCGGGGGATCGAATGGGCACTGCGGGCAGTGGAGATGATCGAGGCGGATGCATTGATCGTCCATCTCAACCCCTTGCAAGAGGCGGTGCAAGAGGGCGGCGACCGCGACTGGTGTGGCGTGCTTCAGGCCATCGGTACGCTGGTTGCGTCCCTCGGGGTGCCGTTGGTGGTTAAGGAGGTGGGTGCGGGTATTTCCCCCGAAGTGGCGCGGGCGCTGGTGGAAGAGGGGGTAGCGATGATCGACGTGGCCGGCGCCGGCGGCACCAGCTGGGCGGCGGTGGAGGCGGAGCGCGCGACAGATGAGACCCGGCGCCGGGTCGCCATGGCTTTCGCCGGTTGGGGTATCCCCACCGCTCAGGCCATTCGGGCGGTACGCAAGACCTTGCCGGATACGCCGCTGATTGCTTCCGGCGGTATTCGCGATGGGGTGGACGCGGCCAAGGCAATCCGCCTGGGCGCGGATCTGGTGGGGCAGGCCGCTGCAGTGCTCGAGAGTGCCACCGATTCCAGTCAGGCAGTGGTCGAGCACTTCGAGGTGGTCATCCAGCAGTTGCGTATCGCCTGTTTCTGTAGCGGCAGTGCGGATCTGCATGCCTTGCGCGCGGCGGTACTGCTGGATGATCGCGGTGTTCCTCTCGGAGAGCCCCATGACTAG
- the crtY gene encoding lycopene beta-cyclase CrtY, with product MNAPDHDLILVGGGLANGLIALRLIQAQPGLRLLMLESERRPGGEHTWSFHEGDLSAAQHAWLAPLVGRRWEQHRVIFPHRERLLNGGYASIFSRDFARVLEEALGDRLWTDTRVARLSPDCVELEDGRVLHAHAVIDGRGPIDSAHLTLGYQAFLGREVRLDKPHGLEEPILMDASVPQQDGYRFVYVLPFSHDTLLIEDTHYVDRPEVDASHLRAHIEAYARDRDWHIVDTLREESGVLPITLAGDFDTFWQSAQGQPRSGLRAGLFHPTTGYSLPQAMALAECIAELGNLDAASLFQTIHAFAACEWRRQGYFRLLNRMLFLAGRPERRWQVMQRFYGLSEPLIERFYAGRLTPADKARILIGKPPVPLGEALKAVWLNSPQKIASTSFGIRT from the coding sequence GTGAACGCGCCGGACCATGACCTGATACTGGTGGGCGGCGGCCTGGCCAACGGCCTGATCGCCCTGCGCCTGATACAGGCGCAACCGGGGTTGCGTCTGCTGATGTTGGAAAGCGAGCGTCGCCCTGGTGGTGAGCACACCTGGTCGTTTCACGAGGGTGATCTCTCTGCAGCCCAACATGCCTGGCTGGCGCCCCTGGTTGGCCGCCGCTGGGAGCAGCACCGGGTGATTTTTCCGCACCGCGAGCGCCTGTTGAACGGAGGCTATGCGAGCATCTTTTCCCGGGATTTCGCCCGCGTGCTTGAGGAAGCCCTGGGCGACAGATTGTGGACCGACACGCGCGTGGCCCGTCTTTCTCCGGACTGCGTGGAGCTTGAGGATGGCCGAGTGTTGCACGCGCATGCGGTGATCGACGGCCGGGGGCCCATCGACAGCGCGCATCTGACCCTGGGCTATCAGGCATTTCTCGGTCGCGAAGTGCGCCTGGACAAGCCCCATGGCCTGGAAGAGCCGATCCTCATGGACGCCAGCGTGCCTCAACAGGACGGCTACCGGTTCGTCTACGTGCTGCCGTTCAGCCACGATACCCTGCTGATCGAGGATACCCACTATGTGGACCGCCCGGAGGTGGACGCATCCCACTTGCGTGCGCATATCGAGGCCTATGCGCGGGATCGCGACTGGCACATCGTCGATACCCTGCGGGAGGAGAGCGGCGTGCTGCCGATTACCCTGGCGGGCGATTTCGATACCTTCTGGCAGAGCGCCCAGGGCCAACCGCGAAGTGGCCTGCGCGCGGGTCTATTTCACCCCACCACCGGTTACTCATTGCCCCAGGCCATGGCACTGGCGGAGTGCATCGCCGAGCTTGGAAATCTCGATGCGGCGTCATTGTTCCAGACTATCCATGCGTTCGCCGCCTGTGAATGGCGGCGCCAGGGCTACTTTCGCCTGCTCAATCGCATGCTGTTTCTGGCTGGCCGCCCGGAGCGACGCTGGCAGGTCATGCAGCGCTTTTATGGCCTGTCGGAACCGCTCATCGAACGCTTCTACGCCGGACGCCTGACCCCGGCCGACAAGGCGCGCATATTGATCGGCAAACCGCCGGTGCCCCTTGGCGAAGCACTCAAGGCGGTGTGGCTGAATTCACCACAAAAGATCGCATCCACTTCTTTCGGAATACGCACATGA
- a CDS encoding phytoene desaturase, producing MTRPVSQPQRALVIGAGFGGLALAIRLQAGGYQTTLLEKRDKPGGRAYVYEDKGFTFDAGPTVITDPSALEELFKLAGKDLADYVELLPVAPFYRLCWEDAPAFDYVNDQAALDRQIAERNPRDVEGYRRFLSYSRAVFEEGYRKLGAVPFLSFRDMLAAGPQLARLQAWSSVYAMVSKFIEDPHLRQAFSFHSLLVGGNPFATSSIYTLIHALEREWGVWFPRGGTGALVRGLVQLFEDLGGTLELNAEVERIETTGDRVNGVTLTDGRLVPTDALASNADVMHTYSKLLSGHSRGARKSRALGRKRYSMSLFVIYFGLDRPPQGLEHHTVCFGPRYRELIHEIFNADTLAEDFSLYLHSPCVTDPSLAPEGCSAHYVLAPVPHLGKANIDWETQGAIYRDRILDYLERHYIPGLRAHLVTCRHFTPVDFREELNAHLGSAFSLEPTLTQSAWFRPHNRDARIDNFYLVGAGTHPGAGVPGVIGSAKATAGLMLEGLNEG from the coding sequence ATGACACGACCCGTATCCCAACCCCAGCGTGCTCTGGTGATCGGTGCCGGCTTCGGCGGCCTGGCCCTGGCAATTCGCCTGCAGGCGGGCGGCTACCAGACCACTCTGCTGGAAAAGCGCGACAAGCCCGGTGGCCGCGCCTATGTCTATGAGGACAAAGGGTTCACCTTCGATGCCGGCCCCACGGTAATTACCGATCCCTCCGCGCTGGAAGAGCTTTTTAAACTGGCGGGTAAGGACCTGGCGGATTATGTCGAACTGCTACCGGTCGCGCCCTTTTACCGTCTCTGCTGGGAAGATGCCCCGGCCTTTGACTACGTCAACGATCAGGCCGCACTGGATCGACAGATCGCCGAGCGTAACCCACGAGACGTGGAGGGCTATCGACGGTTTCTGAGTTACTCCAGGGCGGTGTTCGAGGAGGGCTATCGCAAGCTCGGTGCCGTTCCGTTTCTCTCATTTCGCGACATGCTCGCCGCCGGGCCGCAGTTGGCTCGGCTTCAGGCCTGGAGCAGCGTCTACGCCATGGTGTCGAAATTCATTGAAGACCCGCACCTGCGCCAGGCCTTTTCCTTTCACTCCCTGCTGGTCGGGGGCAACCCTTTCGCTACCTCTTCGATCTACACGCTGATCCACGCGCTGGAGCGGGAGTGGGGTGTATGGTTTCCGCGGGGCGGCACCGGCGCCCTGGTACGGGGCCTGGTCCAGTTGTTCGAGGACCTCGGCGGCACCCTCGAACTGAACGCGGAAGTGGAGCGCATCGAGACCACGGGGGATCGGGTGAACGGCGTCACCCTGACGGATGGCCGGCTTGTGCCGACGGATGCACTGGCCTCCAACGCGGACGTAATGCATACCTACAGCAAGCTGTTGAGCGGGCACTCCCGCGGCGCCCGCAAAAGCCGGGCCCTGGGCCGCAAGCGTTACAGCATGTCGCTGTTCGTGATCTATTTCGGTCTGGACCGGCCACCGCAAGGCCTCGAGCACCATACGGTGTGCTTCGGCCCGCGCTACCGGGAATTGATCCACGAAATCTTCAATGCGGACACTCTGGCCGAGGATTTTTCCCTCTATCTGCATTCCCCCTGCGTCACCGATCCGAGCCTGGCGCCGGAAGGCTGCAGCGCGCACTATGTCCTGGCGCCGGTGCCACATCTGGGCAAGGCGAACATCGACTGGGAAACCCAGGGTGCGATCTACCGCGACCGCATTCTCGACTATCTCGAGCGTCACTATATTCCCGGGCTTCGGGCGCATCTGGTGACCTGCCGGCACTTCACGCCCGTGGACTTTCGCGAGGAGCTCAACGCCCACCTGGGTTCCGCTTTTTCTCTTGAGCCGACACTCACCCAGAGCGCCTGGTTCCGGCCCCACAACCGGGACGCCAGGATCGACAATTTCTATCTGGTGGGGGCCGGCACCCATCCCGGCGCCGGGGTGCCGGGAGTGATCGGTTCCGCCAAGGCCACTGCGGGGCTGATGCTGGAGGGACTCAATGAGGGATAA
- the crtB gene encoding 15-cis-phytoene synthase CrtB, with protein MRDKLGQHAAQTIAAGSKSFATAAKLFAPATRRSAMMLYAWCRLCDDVIDDQQLGFPAQETYETHEAHEAHEARSESSEARLNELRDLTRRAYAGEPMQSPAFAAFQEVALRHGIPECYPQAHLDGFAMDVAQRRYVTIDDTVDYCYHVAGVVGVMMAWIMGTRDEATLDRACDLGLAFQLTNIARDIIEDAQIGRCYLPEQWLEEAGIPRQEITAPQHREALARLARQLIDLAEPYYDSAQGGLSALPPRCAWAIATARGVYREIGIKVKAHGARAWDSRISTTKVDKARLLGQGLAQALASRCYQPSPRCSSLWQRPA; from the coding sequence ATGAGGGATAAGCTGGGACAGCACGCCGCGCAGACGATCGCCGCGGGCTCCAAGAGTTTCGCCACCGCCGCCAAGCTGTTCGCTCCGGCCACACGGCGCAGCGCCATGATGCTGTACGCCTGGTGCCGCCTCTGCGACGACGTGATCGACGACCAGCAGCTGGGCTTTCCTGCGCAGGAAACTTATGAAACTCACGAAGCTCACGAAGCTCACGAAGCTCGGAGCGAAAGCAGCGAGGCGCGCCTGAACGAGCTGCGAGACTTAACACGTCGCGCTTATGCGGGGGAGCCCATGCAAAGTCCGGCCTTCGCCGCCTTTCAGGAAGTCGCGCTCCGCCATGGGATTCCCGAGTGCTATCCCCAGGCCCACCTGGACGGCTTCGCCATGGACGTGGCACAGCGACGCTATGTCACCATCGACGATACCGTGGACTACTGCTATCACGTGGCCGGTGTGGTGGGCGTCATGATGGCCTGGATCATGGGCACGAGAGATGAGGCCACCCTGGATCGCGCCTGCGACCTGGGGCTGGCCTTCCAGCTGACCAATATCGCCCGCGACATCATCGAGGATGCACAGATCGGTCGCTGCTATCTGCCGGAACAATGGTTGGAAGAAGCCGGCATTCCACGCCAAGAGATCACAGCGCCACAGCATCGTGAGGCTCTGGCCCGTCTGGCCCGACAACTCATCGATCTGGCGGAACCCTACTATGACTCCGCACAAGGTGGCTTGTCGGCCTTGCCGCCTCGCTGCGCCTGGGCCATCGCCACCGCCCGCGGCGTCTACCGGGAAATCGGCATCAAGGTCAAAGCGCACGGTGCCCGGGCCTGGGACTCGCGCATCTCGACCACCAAGGTGGACAAGGCGCGCTTGCTGGGGCAGGGACTCGCTCAGGCGCTAGCATCTCGCTGCTACCAGCCGTCGCCAAGATGTAGCAGTCTCTGGCAGCGTCCAGCGTAG
- a CDS encoding tetratricopeptide repeat protein, with translation MSRHFLLLWALVFSASCISKDKSILEENLVGKWAMFPVAWPVAGAANITEYRDDGSYKLKVFICDGKGGFERKPELDSEGRWEVHKQKIITTVLGYESNQGGAKSLSEIRQELKSKEEFGKKFYIDNAPRIVVDALGQSEKMTIVEESIVSLAGNEMRGGQEWENNQFVEMSYVKVKKIEPLCQHFAANSHSLEGVRLLAARGEAGAQFKYGKMFFDGSGVERDYLEAHRWVLASAISGNAEAQNFLGAMRKFSWGKVEKDYADSIKWLQKSYDQGNMNAAFNLALSYRLGRGLEKDLEKSSDLFLQAAWSGLLAAQGQVAANYFYGRGVPSDYVKAYAWYKVSGEGHDYVAKFMSDEEVKEAELMVNGIVQKLFQKNSREN, from the coding sequence ATGAGTAGACATTTTTTGCTTTTATGGGCTCTTGTTTTCAGCGCTAGCTGTATTTCTAAAGATAAAAGTATTCTCGAAGAAAATTTGGTTGGAAAATGGGCGATGTTTCCGGTTGCGTGGCCGGTAGCTGGTGCTGCGAATATCACTGAATATCGTGATGACGGTAGCTACAAGCTGAAAGTGTTCATTTGTGATGGCAAAGGTGGTTTTGAAAGAAAACCCGAACTTGATTCAGAGGGGCGCTGGGAAGTACATAAACAGAAAATCATAACAACAGTTTTGGGCTATGAATCGAACCAGGGTGGTGCAAAGTCGCTTTCGGAGATTCGTCAGGAGTTGAAGAGTAAGGAGGAGTTTGGGAAAAAGTTTTATATAGATAATGCACCAAGGATTGTAGTTGATGCTTTAGGTCAATCTGAGAAAATGACAATCGTTGAGGAGAGCATCGTCTCCCTCGCTGGTAATGAAATGCGTGGTGGGCAGGAATGGGAAAATAATCAGTTTGTAGAGATGTCCTATGTGAAGGTTAAAAAAATTGAACCATTGTGTCAGCACTTTGCAGCCAATAGTCACTCCTTAGAAGGCGTGAGGCTCTTGGCCGCGAGAGGAGAAGCTGGTGCGCAATTTAAATATGGGAAAATGTTTTTTGACGGTAGTGGGGTGGAGCGAGACTATTTGGAGGCTCATAGGTGGGTCTTGGCCTCTGCAATATCCGGAAACGCCGAGGCTCAAAATTTTTTAGGTGCTATGCGAAAGTTTAGCTGGGGTAAAGTCGAAAAAGATTATGCGGATTCTATTAAGTGGCTACAAAAGTCATATGATCAGGGCAACATGAATGCTGCATTTAATTTGGCTTTGTCATACCGACTAGGAAGAGGATTGGAAAAAGATTTGGAGAAGTCGTCTGATTTATTTCTTCAGGCTGCGTGGTCAGGTTTGCTGGCTGCACAGGGCCAAGTCGCTGCCAACTATTTCTATGGTAGAGGTGTGCCTAGCGATTATGTGAAGGCATACGCATGGTATAAGGTTTCGGGCGAAGGTCACGACTACGTAGCTAAATTCATGAGCGATGAGGAGGTCAAAGAGGCTGAATTGATGGTGAATGGTATCGTTCAAAAATTATTCCAAAAAAATAGTAGAGAAAATTAG
- a CDS encoding DNA polymerase II, whose protein sequence is MPQGFLLTRHSFDQRGSTCIHYWLATPEGPVKLVIEGERPVFMVKVADRAQVTEALAGVPYEWQQLGFQTFGREEAAMLYFPAIDAHRRAQTVLKDRGIEVFEADFRLHDRYLMERFARGGLYFEGVARAKDGYTEYRNVRLKGAEVQPDFKVVSLDVECSGHGELYSVGLYGHGVEEVLMVGKPEAADTSIHWVEDERALLKALEARIQSLDPDIIIGWAVVDFDFRLLLKRAGRHGLRLKLGRGGTDARWRDGREGNPGFVTLPGRVVLDGIDGLKNATYSFESFSLEFVAQTLLGRGKDTEDVDNRLAAIEHDFCHNKPKLAAYNLEDCRLVWDIYQHTRLLDYLRLRAQLTGLELDRSGGSVAAFTNLYLPKLHRSRYVAPNLPADGGLASPGGYVMDSRPGLYDNVLVLDFKSLYPSIIRTFKIDPMGLIEGLAEEAQGESEEGGTENNTIPGFRGARFSRDKHFLPDIITSLWAERDIAKREQDAARSQAIKIIMNSFYGVLGSGGCRFYDTRLASSITLRGHEIMQQTARWIEEMDEGSHQVIYGDTDSTFVWLSGQPSPDEADAIGRGLASEINTRWQNKLKDELALECELEIEFETHYQRFLMPTIRGSEAGSKKRYAGLVVNGDEEKLVFKGLETVRSDWTPLAKQFQTQLYEMVFKGEDPSDYIRETVEKTRSGEMDEQLVYRKRLRRKLEQYIKNVPPQVRAARMADEIRQQQGLAPRYQNKGWIRYVITLNGPEPMDYRQSPIDYQHYIDKQLKPVADAILPFIDLDFDSLVDGQLGLFGVSD, encoded by the coding sequence TTGCCCCAAGGATTCCTTCTCACCCGCCACAGCTTTGATCAGCGCGGCAGCACCTGCATTCACTACTGGCTGGCCACGCCCGAGGGGCCGGTCAAGCTGGTTATTGAGGGTGAGCGCCCGGTGTTTATGGTAAAGGTCGCGGACCGCGCGCAAGTGACTGAGGCTCTGGCCGGCGTGCCTTACGAATGGCAGCAGCTGGGCTTCCAGACCTTTGGCCGCGAGGAAGCGGCCATGCTGTATTTCCCAGCCATCGACGCCCACCGCCGGGCTCAAACTGTGTTGAAAGATCGAGGCATCGAGGTATTCGAGGCGGATTTTCGTCTTCACGATCGTTACCTGATGGAGCGGTTTGCCCGCGGTGGCCTCTACTTTGAAGGCGTGGCCCGGGCCAAAGACGGCTATACGGAATATCGCAACGTGCGCCTCAAGGGCGCCGAGGTGCAGCCGGATTTCAAGGTGGTGTCTTTGGACGTGGAGTGCTCCGGCCACGGGGAGCTGTATTCGGTCGGTCTCTACGGGCATGGGGTGGAAGAGGTGTTGATGGTCGGCAAACCGGAGGCCGCTGACACCAGCATCCACTGGGTGGAGGACGAACGGGCGCTACTCAAGGCCCTTGAGGCCAGAATCCAAAGCCTGGATCCGGACATCATCATCGGCTGGGCTGTGGTGGACTTTGATTTTCGGCTGCTGCTGAAGCGGGCAGGGCGTCATGGCCTGCGCCTGAAGCTCGGGCGCGGTGGCACCGATGCCCGCTGGCGGGATGGCCGGGAAGGCAACCCAGGCTTCGTGACGCTGCCGGGCCGGGTAGTACTGGACGGCATCGACGGTCTGAAGAACGCCACCTACAGCTTTGAAAGCTTCAGTCTGGAGTTCGTGGCCCAGACCCTGCTGGGCAGGGGTAAGGACACCGAAGACGTGGACAACCGCCTGGCGGCGATTGAGCACGACTTCTGCCACAACAAACCCAAGCTGGCTGCCTACAACCTGGAAGACTGCCGCCTGGTGTGGGACATATACCAGCACACCCGCTTGCTGGATTACCTGCGCCTGCGGGCCCAGCTCACGGGCCTTGAGCTCGACCGCAGCGGCGGCTCGGTGGCGGCCTTTACCAACCTCTACCTGCCCAAGCTGCACCGTAGCCGCTATGTGGCGCCCAACCTGCCGGCCGACGGCGGCCTCGCCAGCCCCGGCGGCTATGTGATGGACTCCCGGCCGGGCCTGTACGACAACGTGCTGGTGCTGGACTTCAAGAGCCTGTATCCCAGCATTATCCGCACCTTCAAGATCGATCCTATGGGTTTGATTGAAGGATTGGCTGAGGAGGCGCAAGGGGAATCGGAAGAGGGTGGGACGGAGAACAACACCATCCCCGGTTTTCGCGGCGCGCGCTTTTCTCGTGACAAGCATTTCCTGCCAGACATCATTACCAGTCTCTGGGCCGAGCGTGACATCGCCAAGCGGGAGCAGGATGCCGCCCGCTCTCAGGCCATCAAGATCATCATGAACTCCTTCTACGGGGTACTCGGAAGTGGCGGCTGCCGCTTTTACGACACGCGCCTGGCCAGCTCCATCACCCTGCGCGGTCACGAGATCATGCAGCAGACGGCCCGCTGGATTGAGGAGATGGATGAAGGGAGTCACCAGGTCATCTACGGCGATACCGATTCGACGTTTGTCTGGCTGAGCGGCCAACCCAGCCCGGACGAAGCAGATGCGATCGGCAGGGGCCTGGCGAGCGAGATCAACACGCGCTGGCAGAACAAGCTCAAAGACGAGCTGGCATTGGAGTGCGAACTGGAGATCGAATTTGAAACCCACTACCAGCGCTTTTTGATGCCCACCATTCGCGGCTCGGAGGCTGGCTCCAAGAAACGCTATGCGGGCCTGGTGGTGAACGGGGATGAGGAAAAGCTGGTCTTCAAGGGACTGGAAACCGTGCGCAGCGACTGGACGCCGCTCGCCAAGCAGTTCCAGACCCAGCTCTACGAAATGGTGTTTAAGGGTGAAGACCCGTCCGACTATATCCGCGAGACGGTGGAGAAAACCCGGTCAGGGGAGATGGACGAGCAGCTGGTGTACCGCAAGCGGCTCAGGCGCAAGCTGGAACAATACATAAAAAACGTCCCGCCCCAAGTACGCGCCGCGCGAATGGCCGATGAAATCCGCCAGCAGCAGGGGTTGGCACCCCGCTACCAGAACAAGGGTTGGATTCGTTACGTCATCACCCTCAACGGTCCCGAGCCCATGGATTACCGTCAGTCACCGATCGATTACCAGCACTATATCGATAAGCAACTTAAGCCTGTGGCCGATGCCATATTGCCGTTTATCGATCTGGATTTTGACAGCTTGGTGGATGGCCAGTTGGGACTGTTCGGGGTGTCTGATTAA
- a CDS encoding M14 family metallocarboxypeptidase produces the protein MTTSLDFYPIGTPGTPWGDAERAEWLSRQTRHRSYESEVVSKIERLRDRFDVEEYGRLEYGDERFPLLAIRSRNWNDDLPVMLVTGGVHGYETSGVHGALEFVDQHAAGYAGRANLLVAPCISPWGYERIHRWNANAIDPNRSFYDNSPAQESAALMRLVAPLVDRVVMHIDLHETTDTDETEFRPALAARDGKPFTPGGIPDGFYLVDDSEQPQPEFQQAVIAAVEQVTHIAPADDNNEIIGSPVVARGVIEYPLKKLGLCASVTNATYKTTTEVYPDSPRATPEQCNTAQAVAVCAAVDYALAHG, from the coding sequence ATGACCACGTCCCTCGACTTCTATCCGATCGGCACCCCCGGTACACCCTGGGGCGATGCGGAGCGGGCCGAATGGCTGTCGCGACAGACCCGTCACCGCAGTTACGAGTCTGAGGTGGTCAGCAAGATCGAGCGCTTGCGTGATCGCTTCGACGTGGAGGAGTACGGCCGCCTGGAATACGGCGACGAACGCTTTCCACTGCTGGCGATCCGCAGCCGCAACTGGAATGACGACCTGCCGGTGATGCTGGTGACGGGTGGGGTACACGGCTACGAAACCAGTGGTGTACACGGTGCGCTGGAGTTCGTGGATCAGCATGCGGCGGGCTACGCCGGCCGCGCTAACCTGCTGGTGGCCCCCTGTATTAGCCCCTGGGGCTATGAGCGCATCCACCGCTGGAATGCGAATGCGATCGACCCCAATCGTTCGTTCTACGATAACAGTCCCGCGCAAGAGTCGGCGGCGTTGATGCGACTGGTGGCGCCGTTGGTTGATCGCGTAGTGATGCATATCGACCTGCACGAGACCACTGATACCGACGAAACCGAATTTCGTCCCGCACTGGCCGCCCGCGATGGCAAGCCGTTCACGCCGGGTGGCATTCCCGACGGCTTCTATCTGGTGGATGACAGTGAGCAGCCGCAGCCGGAGTTCCAGCAGGCCGTCATCGCGGCAGTAGAGCAGGTCACCCATATCGCCCCGGCCGACGACAACAACGAAATCATCGGTTCGCCGGTGGTTGCGCGCGGTGTTATCGAGTATCCGCTCAAGAAGCTGGGCCTCTGCGCCAGCGTCACGAATGCCACCTACAAGACCACTACCGAAGTCTATCCCGATAGCCCCCGCGCCACGCCCGAGCAGTGCAATACCGCGCAGGCGGTTGCCGTGTGTGCGGCCGTCGACTACGCGCTGGCGCATGGCTAG
- a CDS encoding PA4780 family RIO1-like protein kinase: MKVPKRLQPLVDDGMIDEVMAQLMSGKEAQVYVVRCGDSLRCAKVFKEASKRSFKQAVQYQEGRKMRNSRRARAMSKKTRYGQKEQEQAWLSAEVDALYRLAAAGVRVPEPFGFVDGVLLMELVADEDGYAAPRLDDVTLTAEQASEYHDQVMGDVVRMLCAGLVHGDLSEFNVLLDPDGPVIIDLPQAVDAAGNNNAAMMLQRDVDNMRAYFGRFAPELLTTDYGREIWALYEAGELHPEITLTGLFEQDASSVDVADLMAVIEDVREEEAERMAPAWEE, encoded by the coding sequence ATGAAAGTACCCAAGAGATTACAACCGCTGGTCGATGACGGCATGATCGACGAGGTCATGGCCCAGTTGATGAGCGGTAAGGAAGCACAAGTGTATGTGGTGCGCTGCGGCGACAGCTTGCGTTGTGCCAAGGTCTTCAAAGAAGCCAGCAAGCGCAGCTTCAAGCAGGCGGTGCAGTACCAGGAAGGTCGCAAGATGCGCAACAGCCGCCGCGCGCGGGCGATGTCGAAGAAGACCCGCTACGGCCAGAAGGAGCAGGAGCAGGCGTGGCTAAGTGCCGAGGTCGATGCGCTGTATCGGCTGGCGGCAGCCGGCGTGCGCGTCCCCGAGCCCTTCGGTTTCGTCGACGGTGTACTGCTGATGGAATTGGTGGCGGATGAGGATGGCTACGCGGCCCCGCGGCTGGATGACGTCACACTGACCGCGGAGCAGGCCAGCGAGTATCACGACCAGGTAATGGGCGATGTGGTGCGGATGTTGTGTGCAGGCCTGGTTCACGGCGACCTGTCCGAGTTCAACGTACTACTGGACCCTGACGGCCCGGTGATCATCGATTTGCCTCAGGCGGTGGATGCGGCCGGCAACAACAACGCCGCGATGATGCTGCAGCGCGATGTCGACAACATGCGCGCCTATTTCGGCCGCTTCGCCCCGGAATTATTAACGACCGATTACGGCCGGGAAATCTGGGCGCTGTATGAAGCGGGTGAACTGCACCCGGAAATTACCCTGACCGGGTTGTTCGAACAGGACGCGAGCAGCGTCGACGTCGCGGACCTGATGGCCGTGATCGAGGATGTTCGCGAAGAAGAGGCCGAGCGCATGGCGCCGGCCTGGGAAGAGTAG
- a CDS encoding cytochrome b, whose product MTRLTNTERDYGAVAILLHWLMAVLLIGLTVLGVYMSGLPDVGFDKIKLTLIVYHKEYGILALGLALLRLAWRVGNALPALVKELPDWQKVAARFVHLCFYALMFALPISGWLMSSAASIPVYFFGLRLPDLIPHNEYRFPLLVEVHKWLGYALIGFILLHAGAALRHHFISRDNTLKKILPGSRL is encoded by the coding sequence ATGACTAGGCTCACGAACACGGAGCGGGACTATGGCGCCGTCGCCATTTTGCTCCACTGGCTAATGGCGGTATTGCTTATCGGGCTCACCGTGCTTGGTGTGTACATGAGCGGTCTGCCGGATGTCGGGTTCGACAAGATAAAGCTGACGCTGATCGTGTATCACAAGGAATACGGCATACTGGCGTTGGGACTGGCGCTGTTGCGGCTGGCGTGGCGTGTAGGTAACGCGTTACCGGCACTGGTAAAAGAACTCCCCGATTGGCAGAAGGTTGCCGCGCGCTTTGTGCACCTGTGCTTTTACGCCTTGATGTTTGCCTTACCGATCAGCGGCTGGTTGATGTCTTCCGCCGCGAGTATTCCGGTGTATTTCTTTGGCTTGAGGCTACCGGATCTGATCCCGCATAACGAGTATCGCTTCCCATTACTGGTCGAGGTGCACAAATGGCTGGGATATGCCCTGATCGGTTTTATTCTGCTACATGCCGGTGCCGCACTGCGGCACCACTTCATTTCCCGAGATAACACCCTGAAGAAAATCCTCCCGGGCTCCCGTCTTTGA